The DNA sequence CTTGGTGAGATTTTCATCATCCATCTTATATATAACAGCCATTTCCTGAGAGTCTGACTTACTTCTCTTGAAAATCATTGTGTGGAATCATGTCCAGTCATGACAGATAAACATTTGTAGTGAACACATTCTGTTTTTATCAGGTCAACATGCACTTCACCTACGTTTATTTTTgttcaggttgctgctgtggagcagagaaTGTGGGGGCCCCTACTAAACAGAAGGTTTCTGTAAGAGTGTCACAGGCAAGGAATCCCACTGAAGCCTTGTCTTCCCAGAAGAGCCACCCCTGTGAGAGTTGTGAGCTGGTCTTGGGAAACATTTTCCACTTgatggaggggcagggagcacaACATGGACAGATACTGTTGAGATGTGGTGCATGTGCAAAACGATTTTATTTCAGTGCAAAATTTCACCAGCAGCATGTGAGAGAGACTTTCATGAGAGGTGTGGAAAGGAACTCATGTGCAAACAGCTGCAATTTCAAGGAGTCTCAGAATCGTTTTTCATGCGGGGAGGTTGGGCAGGGTTTACTTACTGGGTCAGGACATCTGCATCTAATGGATACTCAGAACAGAGACAGTCCCACTGCAATTTTGATGTGTGGGATGACGTTTCCAAGGAGAAAAAATTATTACAGTAGAAAAGAATGTAAGAAAGACATTAGTGGCACCCACACGTTTATTCAGAAAAAATGTGCCCATCTTGGAATTCAATGTTTTGTGTCCTCtgaatgtggaaaatattttaccaaattatCTACCTTTCATTATCAACAGCgaggtcacactggagaaaagccttataaatgcagtgaggATGGGAAAACTTACACCAGTAGCTCTGAACTTTGTCGTCATCAGAGAGTgtacactggagaaaggccttatcactgcagtgaatgtgggaaatatttTACCAGGATCAGTCATCTTcattgtcatcagagagttcatacaggagaaaagccttataaatgcagtgaatgtgagaAATCTTTTACAAGGAGCAATAGTCTCCactatcatcagagagttcacactggagaaaagccttatcagtgcagtgaatgtggaaaatcttttacagGGAGACATGctctccaatatcatcagagagttcacaatggagaaaagccttataaatgcaatgaatgtggaaaatcatttACAAGTAGCTCTActctccaatatcatcagagagttcacactggagaaaagccttatcaatgcacTGAATGTGAGAAATCTTTTACAAGAAACAGTGGTCTCCactatcatcagagagttcacactggagaaaagccttatcagtgcagtgaatgtggaaaatcttttacctCTAAGACTGTCCTTCATCAACATCAGAGAGTACATacgggagaaaagccttatcaatgcagtgagGATGGGAAAACTTATACCAGTAGCTCTGAACTTTGTCGTCATCAGAGAGTgtacactggagaaaggccttatcactgcagtgaatgtgggaaatatttTACCAGGATCGGTGATCTTCatcgtcatcagagagttcatacaggagaaaagccttataaatgcagtgagtgtggaaaatcttttacacGTAGCAGTGGTCTCCAATATCATCatagagttcacactggagaaaagccttataaatgcaatgCATGTGGAAAATCATTTGCAAGTAGCTCTGCTCTCCACTATCATCAGAGAGTGCactctggagaaaagccttattaGTGCTGtaaatgtggaaaatcttttacagGGAGACATGttctccaatatcatcagagagttcacactggagaaaagccttatcaatgcagtgaatgtgggaaatcttttacaagAAACAGTGGTCTCCactatcatcagagagttcacactggagaaaagccttatcagtgcagtgaatgtgggaaatcttttcttCGTCGTCATCAGGtagttcatacaggagaaaagccttataaatgcagtgaatgtggaaaagctTTTAAATAGGTGATCTTcattgtcatcagagagttcacactggagaaagccaTTATGAGTGCAATTAATGTGAAGTACCTTTAAGCCAAATTGCAAAATTCGCTCTGCACCTATGAGACCAAATACTGAGAAATTTCTTAGATGTATAGGAAATATACCTTCTTAGGTAGTacttaataatacaagaaaatttGTGAATCCTCATTTTTCTGAATTGTATCCCATACATTTAATCACCTATATTATGTAAAGTTCCCATAAGTGTTTTTActattgtgtttgtttgtttttatgttagaACACTATGTAATTATGTTGCACTTTCTAATATACAGAGATGTCCTGCCAGATCTATGTCACTGCATATTTCTGTTACTGAAGGTATTTCACCTGAACCACCTGTACcaggagttagggttagggttattctTACTAATAtctctgatatattttttttaaaatatattttattgattttttacagagaggaacagagagggatagagagctagaaacatcgatgagagagaaccatcgaccagctgcctcctgcacaccccctaccagggatgtgcccgcagccaatgt is a window from the Eptesicus fuscus isolate TK198812 chromosome 21, DD_ASM_mEF_20220401, whole genome shotgun sequence genome containing:
- the LOC129147526 gene encoding LOW QUALITY PROTEIN: zinc finger protein 665-like (The sequence of the model RefSeq protein was modified relative to this genomic sequence to represent the inferred CDS: deleted 1 base in 1 codon; substituted 2 bases at 2 genomic stop codons); the protein is MAAPALRKRAEVGVTFEDIALYFSREEWSLLDEGQRQLYLNVMLENFELVSSLGCCCGAENVGAPTKQKVSVRVSQARNPTEALSSQKSHPCESCELVLGNIFHLMEGQGAQHGQILLRCGACAKRFYFSAKFHQQHVRETFMRGVERNSCANSCNFKESQNRFSCGEVGQGLLTGSGHLHLMDTQNRDSPTAILMCGMTFPRRKNYYSRKECKKDISGTHTFIQKKCAHLGIQCFVSSECGKYFTKLSTFHYQQRGHTGEKPYKCSEDGKTYTSSSELCRHQRVYTGERPYHCSECGKYFTRISHLHCHQRVHTGEKPYKCSECEKSFTRSNSLHYHQRVHTGEKPYQCSECGKSFTGRHALQYHQRVHNGEKPYKCNECGKSFTSSSTLQYHQRVHTGEKPYQCTECEKSFTRNSGLHYHQRVHTGEKPYQCSECGKSFTSKTVLHQHQRVHTGEKPYQCSEDGKTYTSSSELCRHQRVYTGERPYHCSECGKYFTRIGDLHRHQRVHTGEKPYKCSECGKSFTRSSGLQYHHRVHTGEKPYKCNACGKSFASSSALHYHQRVHSGEKPYXCCKCGKSFTGRHVLQYHQRVHTGEKPYQCSECGKSFTRNSGLHYHQRVHTGEKPYQCSECGKSFLRRHQVVHTGEKPYKCSECGKAFKXGSDLGNHQALHTGERPFACSECGKTFTSGSALHYEQRVHTGERPYEYNECGKKSFTGNSIPHCHQRVHAGEKPYKCSECGKAFTSNTQLHKHQRVHTGEKPYQCNECGKSFTQSSSLYCHLRIHTGEKPYKCSECGKSFTHNSALYKHKRIHTGEKPYKCSECGKSFTKNTALCNHQRLHTEEKPYKCSECGKSFTKNAALCNHHRVHTGEKPYKCSECGKSFTRSSGLQYHQSVHTGEKPYKCSECGKSFTRSSGLQYHQRVHTGKSLINAVTVGNLFDGEIVSNIIREFTLEKAIMSVINVRHLRHISKFTLHIRVQM